The genomic window AAATAATTCCTTTCCGTATCCTGTGGAAAAAGAGGAGTTGGCGTCTCTTGAATGCCCAGGAAAGTGATTTACTTGCAATCGCCAAAGGCATCGCATCTTAAGTTCAAAGTAAGCGTTTATTTGGACGCAATGGTAATAGGACGAGTTGAATTTTCAATCAAGATGTGTTATCAGCTACTGCTCTGACCTTTCACACCCTTTATCTCACGAGAGTGGTCAGATTTTAATTTCCTCTAACATTTATAAGACACTGTGTAGCATATAGGTAATGAAAATTAAGCCAAATCAAGCTGCTGCGCGCGGAGGGACTAAGCGGAACACCATACCTAGGTAAATATGATAACCATGCACGGTGGTCGGAAGGTGATAAAGCCGAACCGTCTCTCGTTTACTAGGTTTAAATGAACGCCACAACCTGAAGGAAGTTCGGATAAAATGATGGGAAGTAAAAATGGACCAACTTGAGATCTGGGGCCTGCCTATCGTAATTAAATGTAGAACGCCTAACAACTGGGTATTACAAAATCTCACTTCCGTGTTAATGCAGTCCACATCTATATTTGACAATCCACTCGAATACAAATACAACTAGATGTAATAAGTGAGAGTTATATTAGGGGAACAATCCCAAGAATACACTGCCATAGAGAAGCTGAAATTTTGTGAAAGTTTCATTAAGCTGCACTTAGCAATGGATAATTTTAGTGCTTTCTGCCGATCTGCAAGTAAATAGATTTCGTCTGAGAATTCCTCGTCTATACTAATATCACGATATAACAGAAGCCGTAATTTGTCATGATATTGAGAATTATAAGATTGTGTGAAATACCACaattatgttttgtttaaaaattgttgcatTGATCACTCGATCAAGGTGATAGTCACTCTACCATTTCCAGCCGTATTATGACAACATTCATTTTCCTGATTTGTTCCACTGTTAAAAGATCCTCCTCCTCCACCACAAGAGGGATCTTCATTAGTACCTCCAGCTCCCCCAGAGTAACCTCCACCGCCGCCAGCTCCCCCAGAGTAAGCTGGATTACTGCCGCCACCTCCGAACCCACCGTTATACGTTCCACCCTTTCCACCGTTCAGAAATCCCTTGCCACCTTTACCTCCTCCTCCCCCATTACCGTAAaagccgccgccgccgccacctaaagcgaaaaagaaaatgtcCAGAGATCTCTTTAATTGTACCGGAGTGCATCTATATAAAGGTCGGGAGAATACCTATTTTCTTCTATTAATAACTTAGTACTATGTTTTTCTATGCTCTGCCTTAAGGAATACGAAAGTCGAATccttgcttaaaaaaaaaaaaggtctgtATGATTCCCGGAATGCTTTTGCTGTGTCACCCAATTAATCAACAACCTTGATAACTGTACAAATGTCTACCTTGTTAACGCTTATGACCTAATGTGTATTCGTAGACTTGGTGGCTTGAAAGTAATGTAACACGGGCGCAAGTGAAGTTAGAATTTAAGTGAACGAGCTACATTCAAGTGAACTAAGATTCTGCAAAGTTTTCGACTTTTTGAAGTGTGTGCTTCTGATGAATGAGCCCCAATGATTGCCATAAATATGGGTTTTTTAACTCGTGTGAAATTTTTTCCTATCATCTCACAGTACCCCTGGTTTGAAAATGATtgggtaaatttcattttactAACCTGGCCTATTACCGGCGCTACCTCCTCCATTTCCGCCAGTTCCTCCTGAACCCAATGGCGAGGAGTACCCTGCATTCCCTGTGGTGCTTAGGGATGCATCACATCCTGAATGTTGTTCTGACATGTTTTTAATTCCCCCACCACCTCCAGCTATGATTAAAGGCGTATTGGTTCCTCTCACCACAAATGTACCTCCCCCGCCTCCTGTAGTTGTTTTGGAGTTAGGCCCTCTTTTTCCTTTATGTCCAACAAGTATACGGATGATCTCATCTttggtcaaaataaagtttccGGTCAACTTGGCTCCTCTTCCTCCGTTCTGGACGACACTGTTCTTACCGTACCAACCTGCAcctcctattgcttctattctatATTCTCCAGTGTATGGCACAGTCCACAATTGAATACCGCTGGCCACGGTAGTTTGTCCGTCATGATCTTGCCCTGCATAGTGACTGCCAATTGAGCTTGGACCACCAGCTGCAGTCGAACCAAGGTTTGTAAAGACAGCTTTAAACTCTGGTTCAGGGTGGATAGACAAAACATGAGTGAAGTGTTATTGTTGTAGGCCATGTAGCTGCCTAACTGATAGCAAACATACCTTTGGCGCACTCCGAAATTCATGGAAGTGTGTGGTAATCTTTTCGcgccttgtttgaaaaaatagtGGAAAGAGTTGTCACACAACTGCACCCTTACCTATGCAGCTGTTTCTTCCGTCCCCGGCAAATCCTACTTTGCAGAAGCAATTGTAGGAACCCTCAGTGTTGTTACACGTGGCGTCAGCATGGCATCCATGTAGACCTTTCTTGCATTCGTTGACATCTACGATAAGCATGATGATACTATCAGTTAGCCTCCGTTTTCATGATTGATAGCAAAAAATTGAGCCTTGAATTTACCTTGCTCACAGAAGTTTCCAGTCCACCCGGATGAGTTACAGGCACACGTGTAGTTCACGTGATGGTTTATGCACCTGGCATTGTTTTGGCACTGGTGTTGAATGCAGTAATCTGCGACTGGATGGGAAAAAATCTCTAAATGACACTTCCTCACGCATAATCAAAGTCATCATGAAATATTTGTCTTCCTAACCTTCTGTTTTCATGTCACAGTGAGCTAGAATAGAGTTCCCGGACCTGGTGGAATCCAACCAGTATGTACCGCCGACTGATTGTCCTCCTTCACTCGCCTTAATCTCTCGGCACGAATAGGCAGGCAGCTCAGGAATAGAGCCGAGAGGGACTGGAATTGAAGAAAGTATGAGAAACAATGATGAGTACCACTTTAGATCCTTGAACGAGGTACTAATTTgaactttgaataaaaataaattatttctagTGTAAAGTTCTATTACTTCGTTTTGAGTTTCTCGACATGTAGTAtctgtctttgtctttgacaAAGTCCTCAGGTCTGGCCTCTTTGGTCCGGTTGTTTAACTCGCACTTTGAATTCAGTATAACGATGTTATAGCTTTGACATCTGAAATCAGCGTGACAAGCTTCCCTGCATTCCAGCGCGACGGTGCCGGCTCGGCTCTCAATCGTCATATAGGTGTGGCCCCTGAGCATCTTTTGAAAAATGGAGTGAATGCCTGCTCCACACTGGTGGCTGGTAATGCTCTGGAACATTTGAGTCATGAAAAGCACGGTAAAGAGTGAAGGCTTTCCAGCGGCCTTTCGTAACATTTTGTTATTCTGTCATCTACAAACACAAGCATCACATTCTCACTGACAGATGCTGAAGATATGGAGTGGACTCTGATAAAAGCTTAAGAAGGAGgagacaattaaaaaaaactgaatataaGTAAGAGAGAAATTATAATGAAAAATGTCATGCTTCTCTAGAAACCCATCAACTCTTCGAGCATCGACCTTACGAGCCtttctttttggatttttggcagaacaaatttttgaaacttgaaattGCTCACAGCTTTCTTCAAGCTTCGGAAAACTGATCGCATCTAAGTAATGTCTTCTCACAACTATCCTTGCATATTTTTGCCCCAAATGGACAGATGGAGGCTATTGTCGATTTACACCTGTTTGGTCTTGCCTGTGTGATGGTAAATGTTTTAGATTTTGTTGACGTTAAGTTTAAATATAGTAGTTGTCCCTGCATATAAACATTGTTTGGCGATCTAActatgaattttaatttaaaaactgcTAAAATCTCTCTAAACAACTTGATTTCTTGAAACTTCATGACACGCTAAACCACGATTGACGAAACATTTGTCAATAGATAACTTCTGCTGTTTAGCTAAAATTTGTGTGGTAGTTACAATTCCAATTTTAGAACatgaaaaaggcaaattttaaaGCACATTATGTAAATGTTTACAAATACGTGATTGATATTAgcatttgaattttgaattgaCTCCTTCGTGTCCGTGTGGTCTCTTGAGGTGTGAATAACATCAAAGTAAAACTGAATTAATAATTTATATAGATGGAAATTTAATGCACATAAGCTCCTGAACGCAATTTCTCACCGTATATCTATGTAAAAGACGTTCTTTGTCGAAAAACTGGATGCTATTGGAGATAAGACACTTTTCCTGGCTCTAAATAATATGTTAAACGCTCACTGTGATCCAGCTATCAGATACTTTTTGTATTGCCCCCTCAAGTCGCGCGGGgaataacatgaaaattaaacaaagtcaGTCGTTCCACCGTTTCCTCTAACAAAGGAGGACAGAAGTCTGAAAATTtagcttttcaaaattaaaaacacggAATGAAGAATACTtctatgataaaaaatatttccttctctGGGAGCAATATGAAGAGCGCGTCAGAAGCTTCTTCAATTAGTTACCGTTAAATAAATCTCCTATAACTATGCGTTAAGCTAAAACGGAATATGACCTTATCTTCCTACTTAGGTTTATCAAAGCTCACATGGTTATTAACAACTAATCCTACCGTCGACTGCGCAGTCATTCTGATTCTCGTTTCGTCATAAGACCTAATCTGAAGgcgtttcatttttttttctcttagtcATTCAATGGATCGGTTAGGTTTGCAAACTAATCGTTTAATAATTTAAAGATTTTCAAGACGACATCTTAAGTGCTGCAGATTAAAATTAATGAGCACAAAACCCTCAAATTTCTCATCTCTTTATACGAATTTCAGATGACTGCACGAAATATCTAAAAGTAAAAATCCGATGCACAACCGTGGTAGCAATTGGTTTGTAGAAGAGAGTGGAGAAAAGTACGCAATTTGTCAAATTCCTCATCACCGGTACCCCGCTAACTGATCAGAATCATAGTTTACAAAATGCCTATTGCGAGATTTCGTAATGTCTTTAGGAAACAAGCAAATCGATTTAAAGAGAATTCTGTTCAGCTGGtaaagtaaagagaaattttcaaaacaaagtagATGCGAAAAGTCGCGCCGGGACATGAGAGTCAAACAGATTCGGTTATTCCGCAACCAGGCGTGTACTAGCTAAATCGATGGTGgcttcattttccacactatTCATTTtcagggaaataaattattaataatgTGTATCATCGAGAATCCCAGTCTGTTTGCTTAAGATTGTGCTGTTTTGGAGCGGCTCTTAAACATACTACAATCTATCGGTAGCCTAGCACACGTTCAAGTAAGAGCCGGAAATTCTGGCGCATCAAGAAGTTTGGGCCCAATTTGAGATCTAACTCGTTTTCAAATCAAGTTACTGAACTAATGACATCAAAGTTTCGTCTCGTTCTCATCCTTATTCTCTGTACCTTGGCCGTAATCAATTTAGTCTACTCAAATTCTGACTTTGGCTTCTTGACGTATTCCGATTAGTCGAACTTCTCCATCCAAAGAGCGGGAGATGGCGATTTCAAGTCTAAACGAACAGATTAATTCCTCTTGGCGTGACATATCATGATCTGTTATGTTGTGCAACcggtagaaaaaaatttgttttcttaaagtTTCATTTGCTTTGAAAATATTACCAATGAAGGCCAAAACAATCGCCACCGAGGAGAACAGTAGCAGATggaccgaaaaaaaaagcagtcattgaaaaattaaattaaaaacttgaaaaaaacaacaagagaGCGATATCTTTTTCTCGCGGAAAACCAGCATCGTATAAAGTAATTACTGGCAGATAGCAAATAATGgggaaaaaagaataaaaaaaaacagaatcgTATTAAACTATTTTCTCGGCTCCTTTGTAACTATTTTGAGACTTTTGAGATCCACACACATTATTTATGTAGGTCATCATATGCTTGTTTCTGACAGACCGAAAATTTCATCTCATAGTCGGAACACAATTTTTTGAGACAAAAGTAATAAACGTATTTTTCGTAATTGATGTTCAGCTGTTAGAGCTTCTTAGCAAAAGACACCGTTTTTTAACATTTAGTCGTCATGAGGGCTTCTACATTACTGAAATGCTACGTAATTGCATGATACAAACACAGAAAAACTTTGGCTGCTAACCCTTAGTTGGTTTTAAACGGATTACTCCTTTCGaagaagatatttcaaaattttaacctcatttttctttgtcttggaTGGTAAACTGCATACTGAGAATAAATGGGACAAAAGATTCTTGGCCGTGTCCCACCGAGAATTTCAcaatcgtttttctttttcttagagatATTTGCACTAAAACAACCATTTTGGACTTAGTTGCTATGCACAGCAATgataatagcggagctcgcagagcgtagccccataattatacaaaatagtagtaacccatcgggctgaaaaaatttggttgtacgaccgtacgaccgtacaagatgctacttttaacatgcgtggtcaactgtaccgcgggcacaccaACGCTtcggctttgttcagtagtccagtggtcagtgcactgggctctgagttggacgacccgggttccagtcctggccggggcaaggagttgtgcccttgagacgagtgggcgggaaaaaaaaatgcgagctccgcttttaggcttggctaaatctacaTATTACGAAACATAAGCAATACTAGACATAATACTCTCTGACCGACAGCctgaaattaataaataaataacatagaGGGCAAAATTACCGAATGCTGATTGGTCAATAAAGAGGGTATTTTGTTCTTAGTTTTGCTTGTGAAGAGGGCAAAATTACTCGCTCACGATCGGTCCTCAGGTTGCCTGGCAACAGCTTATGCTATCGAGTAGTTGTTGCCAAAAAATTCTTTGTAACAATGGCGTCACGTTTCGAGGTAGTTGACGAAGAATATATCGaagaattaaatgaaaacacGAAGAAAAGCACGGAGTACTGGAAgaacgttttcaaaatgtgGGCGAATGAAAGAAACTTCCAAGCAAATTTAGAAGAGTACGAGAGCGATGTCCTCGACCAAACACTGTCGCAGTTATATGCCGAGTCACAAAAAGGAAACGGTGATAACTACGAGCCCGTCTGCCTGAAAGTAATGCAGACATTACTGGAGAGATATCTAAAATCAAAATCCCATCCAAAGTCCATCATCCGAGATAGGAAGTTTCTTAACTCCAGAAAAGTCCTGGGAGGGAAGTCCAGGAAACTGCGAGAGCAAGGCAAAAGAAAGCGACCAAACCGATCCAGAAGTTTGacaaaagaagaggaagaagtcCTCTGGCAGAACGGCCAGCTTAGAGGAGGCACTCAACGAGCTCTACTGAACACCATGTGGTGGCTGCTCACTCAGCACTTTGGCTTACAAGAGCGACAAGAACACCACCAAATGAAAGTTGACGGTTTCACTTTACAACGCGACGACGACGGAAACGAATTTCTAACATTTGCCGAAGGTCCAACTAAGACGAGACAGGGAGGACTTAGCGTGAAAACCAGACTAGTCACCCCCAAAATGTTTGCCACAGGGAATGAGGAAAGGTGCCCAGTCATGTTGTTTAAACGATATCTGGAGAAGCGACAAAGCGAAATGAAGGAAAGCGGCCCGTTTTACCTCACTGTCATCGACAAGCCAGTTTCAAGCGTTTGGTACAAGAAATCCCCAATGGGAAAGAACACCATAAACACAATCATGAAAAACATGAAAGAGAATTTACCGCTGAAGGATCTGTGTTCCGAGAAGAATTTGACCAGCAATAGGGCACGAAAAACCGTGGTCAAGAAGCTGAAAAGTTCTGGTATCCCGAGGTGTGAAATAAAGAATATCACAGGCCACGCACCTGCCCAAGGGCTTGACGATTGCGACTCAGGAGACGAACGAGAGCAGCAGATCATTACACGAGCCATTGACAACACTAGCGCTGGCGCTAAATAATACGTTAAACGCTCATTGTGACCCAGCTATCGGATACTTGCCCCCTCAAGTCACGCGAggaacaacagaaaaattaaaagaagtcAGTCGTCCCACCGTATCACGAATGCCGTATActccattcacaccaaagcttaaacatgtcttaaagttgttttgctaaacacagtttatttttttttcgtagaaaCTAcataatcaaatattttttacttaaaatgtaggacattggaaatgcaagtaaGCAAGgacttgaaaaaggaaaattaagtttttcagtcctctgtttttgattttcattcagtaaaaAACCACTTTAACCGAAcatattttgctggtgtgaataaGGCATTAGCTCTAACAGTGGAGGTTAGAAGCCTGAAACTtaagcttttcaaaattaaaaacacagGATGAAGAATACTTCTACAGAATAAAATATTGCCTTCTCTGGGAGCAATATGACGAGCCTGTTAGAAGCTTTTTTAGTTACTGTTAGAGAAATTCCTCACGTGTTAAGCTAAAATGGTATATGCATGAATTTATCTTCCTGCTTATATTTATTAAAGCTCACAAGACAATTAACAACTAAACCTACCATCGACTGCGCATCCATTCTGACTCGTTTCATCATGACCTAACAGTGAAGGCGAGTTTCATTTTTGCTCTCATAGTCATTTAATGGATCGGTTAAGTTTCCAAACAAATCGtttaataatttaaaggttttcaAGACTTCCTCTTAAGTTGCAGATTAAAATTAATGAGCACAAAACCCCTTAAATTTCTCatccctttttaaaaatttcagatgACTGCACAAAACATCTAAAGGTAAAAATCCGATGCACAACCCTGGTAGCAACTGATTAGTAAAGCTGGATCTAACGGACGGAGAAAtcagcaaagaaaacagttgTCGTGATATTGTTGATTCCCATATTTCCAATGAAATATACTACCTCATTCTTTCCCAAAGAAACCTTGCTTTCAAGTTGTGAAATTTTATAAATGAAGTCTAGAAAACAAACAGCAATAATACGACATCTAGGAAtcaatttattgaattttcacCAATCTGTAGTCTGAAATTATTGAATTATTGACTGataaggagaaaaaagtaaTAGCTTGTTTCTGTTATTCCTACAAACAATTAATTCGTAACAATTCGTAATTAGCATTGTTTGTGTCTACTGACATTCAGAGTTGAAGACAAAACACCTGTGCTGCAGAAATATTCAAACACAACGTCTTGCTCTGAAGAGAGCCggaaaaggaacaaaatttaTAGGTTTTGCCGAAGATAAATTCCCTAAGGTCAAAATGTATCCACAAAAAACCTATTCCAGGAAATAGTGTTTGTTAATTCAAACTATGAACCCGAAAGCAAATCAATTTAAATCTAAAGGTTAGCGTGCACCTTCAAACTCTTTATAAAAACagattttgttcaaatttggggcttgagaaaaaaatatccgCTTCACTTTGAGGAATGTATCGTCATGTCCATTTCACTGAAGAAATGTGATGATCACTCTACCATGTTCATCGCTATTAAAACAACATTCGTTTAGCTGATTTGCCCCAATGTTAAAAgatcccccccctcccccgcaGGAAAAAGCTTTATTCCCACCTCCATTTCCCCCAGAGTAACCACCGCCACCACCAGCTCCGTTGTCGGCTCCACGAAAACCACCGCCACCTCCGAATCCACCCCAATACGCTCCACCCTCTCCTCCCTGAATATATCCTTTACCTCCTTTTCCTCCTTTTCCCCCACCACTAACAGTCTTTCCATTACTGAAGAAGCCGCCACCTCCACCAcctaaaataatgaaaaactaaTTAGTGATCTCTTATAAAAAGCACCTATCTAATTTATTCACTCTAAGCGATGTGCAAAATTGTTTTTGGGGACAAGTCAGCTCCACAATTTTTCGTTAAACTGTCTTTTTATTGCACCTTTTTAATTCAAATCTGCAATTAGCCAATAGAACCCCTTGTCAACTGTGTATAGATGTGAAGGATATCTAAAAAGTGGACGAGTGAAACTCAGTTGAGTGTCAGATGTTGTAGGAGGCGTCTTCATAAGTTTTATtgaggagaaaagaaaaactgtaaaattaagattgataattttaataattgaGATCCTTCTGTAATCTTATTGTCCTAATGAATTGAACATACTGATagatttttctcctttcttcgCTTACCTGGAGATTGACCACTTGTTTTTCCTCCATTTCCGTTGCTTCCTCCGGACCCTAAAGGCGAGTTGTTCCCTGCATTCCCTGTTGCGCTTATGGACGCATCACATCCTGGATTTTGTCCTGACATTTTTTTAACtccccctccacctccagctATAATCAAAGGCGTATTGCTTCCTcttactacaaatgtacctccaccacctccgGCATTTGAGTTGCTGGACGACTTCGCTTGACTCCCCTTTTGACCAACAAGTATACGAATGTTCTCTTTTtggtcaaattaaagtttccaaTCATTCTCGCTCCTCTTCCTCCATTTTTAATAACGCTGTTTTTACCGTACCCCCCTGGggctcctattgcttctattctgtattcaccagtGTGTGGCACAGTCCACTGCTGAATACCACTAAATAGtgtaacttgtccgtcatgatcctgacctgtgtagtGGCTCCCAATTGAGACTGGACCCTTACCACCTTCACTCGCATTGAGGGTTGTAAAAACAGCTGTAAATCCTGTATTAAACACGGAATAATATGTaagaagttttcaaattttttttagtattgacCTTACTGTCAACTTCAATGCTTGAAAATGATATCCCTGCAAATTAAGCGAAATTGGAAAAAGGCGAAAAAGCTCCCGAAGAGTCTACCAACAGAGTCAAAACGCGTTCAAAAGACTTCGTGGACTTCTAGTGACCTGCGAGAAAAAGACAGTTTTCCACACTGTGTTTGCTCCCTTGTATGGCTGAAAGCCATTTTTTATACTGATATTTATCTAACAAATTGATTCGATTATGCCCTGCGTCTGTACAATAGAAAGATCGCCGGTATCTagaataagaaaagaaatatttgagaTAAGAAAGATGAGAGACGGAGTATGAATATGTTAAATCTAGTCACCTCTGCAGTTGGTTCCATTTCCAtgaaatccatctttacacgCGCACTTGTAAGATCCCAGGGTATTGTTGCACTCGGCATTCACATCACAATCGTGTATTCCATCGAAACACTCATCTGTGTCTagagtaagaaaaagaagaccATCTGAATAAGTCCTATTATTTCTGCTTTTGATAAAAGGCACCTCAGAAAATGTGAAAACAAGTTACCCGAGCAGTTAGTTCCATTTC from Pocillopora verrucosa isolate sample1 chromosome 8, ASM3666991v2, whole genome shotgun sequence includes these protein-coding regions:
- the LOC131785824 gene encoding uncharacterized PE-PGRS family protein PE_PGRS46, giving the protein MLRKAAGKPSLFTVLFMTQMFQSITSHQCGAGIHSIFQKMLRGHTYMTIESRAGTVALECREACHADFRCQSYNIVILNSKCELNNRTKEARPEDFVKDKDRYYMSRNSKRIPLGSIPELPAYSCREIKASEGGQSVGGTYWLDSTRSGNSILAHCDMKTEVADYCIQHQCQNNARCINHHVNYTCACNSSGWTGNFCEQDVNECKKGLHGCHADATCNNTEGSYNCFCKVGFAGDGRNSCIEFKAVFTNLGSTAAGGPSSIGSHYAGQDHDGQTTVASGIQLWTVPYTGEYRIEAIGGAGWYGKNSVVQNGGRGAKLTGNFILTKDEIIRILVGHKGKRGPNSKTTTGGGGGTFVVRGTNTPLIIAGGGGGIKNMSEQHSGCDASLSTTGNAGYSSPLGSGGTGGNGGGSAGNRPGGGGGGFYGNGGGGGKGGKGFLNGGKGGTYNGGFGGGGSNPAYSGGAGGGGGYSGGAGGTNEDPSCGGGGGSFNSGTNQENECCHNTAGNGRVTITLIE
- the LOC131785856 gene encoding zinc finger MYM-type protein 2-like, encoding MASRFEVVDEEYIEELNENTKKSTEYWKNVFKMWANERNFQANLEEYESDVLDQTLSQLYAESQKGNGDNYEPVCLKVMQTLLERYLKSKSHPKSIIRDRKFLNSRKVLGGKSRKLREQGKRKRPNRSRSLTKEEEEVLWQNGQLRGGTQRALLNTMWWLLTQHFGLQERQEHHQMKVDGFTLQRDDDGNEFLTFAEGPTKTRQGGLSVKTRLVTPKMFATGNEERCPVMLFKRYLEKRQSEMKESGPFYLTVIDKPVSSVWYKKSPMGKNTINTIMKNMKENLPLKDLCSEKNLTSNRARKTVVKKLKSSGIPRCEIKNITGHAPAQGLDDCDSGDEREQQIITRAIDNTSAGAK